The genomic window GGTTCGGCGACCTGGTCACCATGCAGTGGTGGGACGACCTGTGGCTGAAGGAGTCCTTCGCCGACTTCATGGGGTCCTTCTCGATGGTGGAGGCGACCCGCTTCCGCGACGGCTGGGTGACCTTCGCGAACAGCCGCAAGTCCTGGGCCTACCGGGCCGACCAGCTGCCCTCCACCCATCCGGTCACGGCGGACATCCGCGACCTGGAGGACGCGAAGCTCAACTTCGACGGCATCACGTACGCCAAGGGCGCGTCGGTGCTCAAGCAGCTGGTGGCCTACGCGGGCCGGGACGCCTTCCTCGAAGGCGCGCGACGCTACTTCAAGCGGCACGCGTACGGGAACACCCGGCTGGGCGATCTGCTGGAGGTGCTGGAGGAGACCTCCGGGCGGGACATGGCCGCATGGTCGCGGTCATGGCTGGAGACGGCGGGCGTCGACTCCCTGACGCCGGTGGTGACGTACGACGCCGCGGGCCGCGTCACCGAACTCGCCGTGGTCCAGGACGGGGACGTCCTGCGGCCGCACCGGGCCGCGGTGGGGCTGTACCGGCACGAGGGCGCGGACCTGGTGCGGTACGCCCGCGCCGAGGTGGACGTCGTCGGGGCGAGGACGGTCGTCGGCGAGCTGGCAGGGGCCGAGCGGCCCGCGCTGGTGCTCGTCAACGACGACGACCTGACGTACTGCAAGATCCGCTTCGACGAGGGCTCACTGGAGACGCTGCGCTCGCATCTGGGGGCGGTGACGGACCCGCTGGCGCGTGCGCTGTGCTGGTCGGCGCTGTGGAACCTGACGCGCGACGCGCTGATGCCGGCCCGCGACTTCGTCGCGCTCGTCCAGGACTTCGCCGGGCGGGAGTCGGACATCGGCGTGCTCCAGATGGTGCACGCGTGGGCGCACACCGCCCTCGTGCACTACGCGGTGCCCGAGTGGCGCGAGGAGGGCGGGCGGCTGCTGTCCGCGTGCGCGCTGCGCGAGCTGCGGACGGCGGAGCCGGGCAGCGAACACCAGCTGACCTGGGCGCGGTTCTTCGCCGCGGCCGCGGCGACGGACGCGGACTTCCAGCTCCTGCGGGGGCTGCTCGACGGCACCGCGAAGATCGACGGGCTCGATGTCGACCAGGAGCTGCGCTGGGCGTTCCTGGAGCCGCTCGCCGCTCGGGGGCAGGCGGACGAGCGGGCGATCGGGGACGAGCTGGCGCGGGACGACACCGCGTCCGGCAAGCGGTACCAGGTGCGGTGCCTGGCGGCGCGGCCGTCGGCCGCGGTCAAGGACCAGGCGTGGGCGCAGGTGGTGGAGTCCGACGCCCTGTCGAACGCGCTGGTGACGGCGACGATCTCGGGCTTCGTACAGGCGTCGCAGCGGGAGCTGATCGCGCCGTACACGGAGAAGTACTTCGCGGCGATCGAACGGGTGTGGGCGGAGCGCTCCATCCAGATCGGGATGGACGTCGTCCGGGGGCTCTTCCCGGCCCTCCAGGACGACCCGGCCACACTGGAGGCGACGGACGCATGGCTGGCGTCCCATGCCTCGGCCCCGCCCGCACTGCGGCGTCTGGTGCTGGAATCGCGGGACGACCTGGCCCGGGCCCTGCGCGCCCAGGCGTGCGACGCACTGCACGCCTGACGGGAGGGCCGGGCGGAGATCCCGCGGTTGATCGGCACTCGAACGTCCGTACTTTAGGACGGTGATGTCCGGAATTGTCGACGGCTGTGTAACAGCGGTTAGCGAGCCCCGGGCACAAGGGAATTGGCGGGTCATGAACCACAACACCCCTCTCTCCCCCCGGCCCTTGAGCCACCTCTCCGACGTCCGCAGCCGGGTCCTCACCTCCGCCCAGCTGCGCGACCACGGCATCCCCGCGAGCAAGGCCGCCGAGCAGTGCAGGCCCGGCGGCCCGTGGCAGCAGGTGCTGCCGGGGGTCTACGTGCTGCACCCGGGGCCGCCCACCAGCGAGGAGCGGCTGCACGCCGTGCTGCTGTACGCGGGGCGACCCGCCGGGCGCGGCGGTGAGGCCGTCGAGGCCGCCCCGGCCGCCCCGGCCGCCGCCAAGACCGACCGGAGCGACGGGCCCGGTGAGGCGATGATCACCGGACTCGCCGCCCTCGCGCTGCACCGCTTCGCGTCGGCGCCGCCGCTCCTGTCGCTCGACCGGATCGATGTCCTCGTACCCCGCACCCGCCGGCTGCGGTCGGCCGGATGCGCCCGGCTGATCAGGACGCACACACCGCCGAGACCGGAAGAGGTGACGGGACTGCCCGTGGCGCCGGTGGCCCGCGCCCTCGCGGACGCCGTGGCACGGCTGTCCGACGCCGCTTCGGTGCGCCGGCTGCTCACCGAGGCGGTCCGCGGCGGCCACTGCGAACCCGGCGTGGTGGTCAGGGAGTTGAACCGCGCCCGGCTGCTCTCGCGCGCCCATGTGGTGGACGCCGTGGACTCACTGCTCGCCGAGGGCCGGGCCCTGGCCGAGGACCGGCTGTACGACCTGGTCCGGATGTACGGGCTGCCCGAGCCGCTGTGGAACGTCGACCTGCGCCTGCCCGGCGGCCCCCACCTGGGCGGCGTGGACGCGTACTGGCCCGAGCAGGCCGTCGCCGTCGAGCTCGACACCCGCGCCCCGCGCCCCAGCGGGCACGGCCGGCACCGCGGACCGGGCGACCAGGGCGAGGGCCTCGATCCGGAGTGGGCCGAGTACAGCCGCAAGCGCGAGCACCTGGAACGGCTCGGCATCACGGTCGTGCACATCACCCCGAAAAAGCTGCGGGACACCCCCGTCCAGCAGGCGATGGTGATCCGTACGGCCCTGATGGCCGCGTCGGACCGGGAGCCCGCCGCCTATGTGGTCGTCCTTCCCCGTTAGCCGGTGGCGCGGGCGGACGGCCGGCAGAACTCGGCGTCCACGACGGCCGCCGGGTCACCCGTCCAGTCCGCGTTGAGGTTCAGCGCGAGCGAGTGCCGGGCGTCCCGGGTGGTGACCGCCTCGGACGAGGACCCGTGGATGCCGCCGCCATGGCCCCAGACCTCCTTGCCGCAGGACAGCGTCGTACGCGTCAGACCGAGCCCGTAGCGGTGCTGCGGGAGCTCCGGTGAGATGGGGACGGTCTCCGTCATCTGCTTCAACTGCCGTGCGGGAAGGAGCTTTCCGCCCAGCAGCGCCCGGTAGAAGCGCTGCAGATCAGAGGTGCTGGAGATCATCTCGCCCGCCGCGCCCGCGGCCGACGGGTTCAGCTCGGTGACGTCGTGGACCGTGTCCGCGGCCGGGTCGGGGGAGAGTTTCGAGTAGGCGCGGCCGCTGGGGCTCGGCATCCCGGCGACGGTGCCGGGCACGCTGGTCGCGGTCAGCTTCAGCGGGTGCAGGATGCGGCGCTCGACCTCCCGTCCGTAGGGCCGGCCCGTCACCTCCTCGATCACCATTCCGGCGAGGATGTAGTTGGTGTTGGAGTAGCTCCAGCCGGTGCCGGGGGCGAACTCCGGCTTGTGGCGCATGGCGACGGCGACGAGCTCGCGGGCCTGCCAGGTGTCGTAGCGGTGCTCGAAGAAGCCGGGCCCGAAGACCTGCTCGGCGAAGTCGCTGTCGCCGGTGTAGTTGTAGATGCCGCTGGTGTGGTTGAGGAGCTGCCGCACAGTGGTGCGCCGCCCGTCGTGGCCGTTGCCGCGGACGAGGCCGGGCAGCCAGGTGTCGACGGTGTCGTCCAGGCCCAGCTTGCCCTCGGCCTCCAGTTGCAGGAGGACCGTGGCGACGAACGTCTTGGTGATGGAGCCGACGCGGAAACGGTCCTGCGGAAGCCGCTCACGGCCGGTGGCAGTGTTCGCGAGGCCGGTGGTGCCGTCCCAGGCGCCGCGGCGGTCCCGTGCCCCGGCGACGACGCCGGGGACTCCGGCACGGACGGACGCCTCGATGGCGGCGCGGGTGCCGGCGTGGCCGGTGCCGGTCCCCGTCTCGGCGGCGGAGGCCGCGGAGACGGCGGGCGGGACGAGCGTGGCGGCGGCGACCGCGGCCGCGGCGAGCGCTCCGACCAGCGCGACGCTTGCGGAATGTGCGGTGCATGCGGTTCGAGCGGAACGTGCGACGCCTGCGGTACGTTCGGCGCGGACGGCGCGGACGGCGCGGACGGCGCGGACGGCGCGGACGGCGCGGACGGTGCGGGCACGGCGTACCGGCATACGAACTCTCCTGTCTGCGCGCTTCCGTGAGCCTCTGCGAGCGACTCGCACGGCAGGACTCCGACGGACGGCGCGGCGTTGCCCGGCGCGTAGGGGTTGATCCGGTTTCAGCCGTCCGCGGGGCGGTGTCCGTCCGCCCTGCCCACCGGGGGCCGATCGCGCCACAGCGCCAGGCCGATGTCGACGAGCGCGACCCGTTCGAGGCCGGGGACGTCGTCGAGCGGGTGCCAGGCGGCGAGGTCCGTGGACCCGCCGGTCTCGGGGCGCAGTGCGCCGCCGGTGATCCGTCCCTCGTAGAGGATGCGCAGGCTGTGGAAGTCGGAGCCGCCGCCGGGTCTGCCGCGGCCTCTGGGCGGGCGCTGCACATGCATCGAGTCGAGGCCGAGCAGTGCGGTCACCTCGGCCGCGTATCCGGTCTCTTCGGCGACTTCGCGGACAACGGTGTCGAGCGGGTCCTCACCGTGGTCCATTCCCCCGCCGGGGAGGGTCCAGCGCCTCGCGCCGTCCCGTGCCACCCAGCGGGCGAGCAGAATCCGTGCGTCCCGTACGCACACGGCGTAGGCCGCCACCCGCAACACCTGACCCATGCACAGAGATTAGACCCCCGGTCCTCACCGGCCCCCGGGCACCGGTCGCGACCGCGCTATCGGGGTCCCGGCGTGACGCGAAGACATACGGAGCCTGACGCTCCGTCACTGAATCGGCTCGGATTGAACGACCTGCGCACCGGATCGTCCTTCTATCTGGACCTTTGTCCGCCATGGTGCATGTTCCGCCAGTGGCGGATGTGCGCCATGACCGTATCCCGCCTCGGCCAACTCTCCACAAACCGCTGTCATTTACGAAAGGGTGAGCGGTCATCCGGCACCGAAATCCGGACCCTCTCTTTCACTCACAGGGATGCAGATGACCAGCGAATCCCAGAGCTCCATATCCGGGCCGAGACGCGCGGCCCGGGTGGCAGCAGCGGCCGGACTCGTGGCCGCACTGATGGCCACCGGCGCCGCCCCCGTCCACGCCGTGACCGCCGACGACCCGGCAGGCCCGGCACCCGTCAAGGCCGCGCCCGCGGCCGACAAGCTCGGCTCCGCCGACGCCGATCTGCTCGCCGAGGCCGAGGCCAAGGGCGAGAAGACCGTCACGCTGATGGTCGCCACCGCCCCCGGCCAGACCGAGCAGGTCGCCGCCCAGCTCGACGCCGTACGGGGTGGCTCGGTCGGCAGGACGTTCGACAGGCTCGGCTATGTCCGCGCCACCCTGCCGACCGCCGAGGCCGACGCCGCCATCAAGGCGGCCACCAAGCTCTCCAGCGTCCACGGCATCGACCTCAAGCACGAGATCGAGCTGGACGACCCCACGCCCGCGGGCGACCGCGGCAAGGGAGCGGGCTCGCAGCCGACCGCCGGCACGTACCCGGCGCCGGGGAAGAACACCGCCGCGAAGAACCCGTACAACCCGTCGTTCGAGACGGGCGCGGTCGAGTTCGTCCAGGACCACCCGAAGTACGACGGCCGCGGCGTGACCATCGGCATCATGGACTCGGGTGTCGACCTCGGCCACCCGGCGCTCCAGAAGACCACCACCGGCGAGCGCAAGATCGCCGACTGGGTGACCGCCACCGACCCGATCACCGACGGCGACGGCACCTGGCGCGCCCAGGTCACCCCGGTCACCGGCGGTACGTTCACGGCGGGCGGTCTGACCTGGAAGTCCCCCGAGGGCAGCTTCCAGTGGAGCCGGTTCAGCGAGTCGGTCACGGCCACGGGCGATGCGCGCGGTGACATCAACCGGGACGGCGACACCACCGACGTGTTCGGTCTGCTGTACGACCCGGCCGCGGGCACCGTGCGCGTCGACACCGACCAGGACGGCGACTTCACGGACAACACCGCGATGAAGCCGTACAGGAACGGCTACCAGGTCGGGTACTTCGGCACGGACAACCCGGCCACCGAGGTGGCCGAGCGGATCCCGTTCGTGATCGAGATCCGCAAGGACGTCCCGATGGACCCGTTCGGCGGGGACTGGGTCGGCAAGAAGGCCGACTTCGTCAACGTCGGCATCATCGAGTCCGAGCACGGCACCCACGTCGCCGGCATCACCGCCGCAAACGGCCTGTTCGGCGGGAAGATGAACGGCGCCGCCCCCGGCGCCAAGCTGGTCTCCTCGCGCGCCTGCTCCTGGGGCGGCGGCTGCACCAACGTGGCGCTCACCGAGGGCATGGCCGACCTGGTCATCAACCGGGGCGTCGACATCGTCAACATGTCGATCGGCGGTCTGCCGGCGCTCAACGACGGCAACAACGCCCGCGCCGAGCTCTACACCCGGCTCATCGACGACTACGGCGTCCAGCTGGTGATCTCGGCCGGCAACGAGGGCCCCGGCATCAACACCATCGGCGACCCCGGCCTTGCGGACAAGGTCATCTCCGTCGGCGCCGCGATCTCCAAGGAGACCTGGGCCGCCAACTACGGCTCGGCCGTGGAGAAGAAGTACGCCATGTTCCCCTTCTCCTCGCGCGGCCCGCGTGAGGACGGCGGCTTCACCCCGACGATCACCGCGCCCGGTGCCGCGATCAACACCATCCAGACCTGGCTGCCGGGCGCCCCGGTCGCGGAGGCCGGATACCAGCTGCCCGCCGGCTACGGCATGCTCCAGGGCACCTCGATGTCGTCGCCGCAGGCCGCGGGCGCGAGCGCACTGCTGCTCTCCGCCGCCGCGCAGCGGAAGATCGACCTCGCCCCGGCGACCCTGCGCACCGCACTGACCAGCACCGCGAACAGGATCAGCGGGGCGGCCGCGCACGAGCAGGGCTCCGGCCAGATCGACATCCCGGACGCCTGGGACGCGATCACGGACGGCGCCACCGCCCACGAGTACACGGTCGAGGCGCCGGTCGACACCAACATCGACCAGTTCCTGAAGACCCCGGGCTTCGGCACCGGCCTGTACGACCGCGAGGGCGGCCTGAAGGCCGGCCAGAAGAAGTCGTACGAGGTCACCATCGTGCGCACCACCGGTCCCGACCGTCCGATCCGGCACGAGCTGGACTGGAAGTACAACGACGGCACCTTCGACCTGCCGGGCTCCGGCGCCGTCTGGCTGCCGCTGGACAAGCCGGTGACCGTCAAGGTCGACGCCCGGCCGCGGACCGCGGGTGTGCACAGCGCGATCCTGGAGGTCGACGACGTCCGCAGCGAGGGCGTGGACAAGCAGATCCTCGCCACCGTGGTCGTCTCCAAGGAGCTGGCCGCGCCGTCGTACTCCTTCTCGGCCTCCGGCTCCGTGCAGCGCAACAGCCACACGTCGTACTTCGTGACCGTTCCCGAGGGCGCGAAGACGCTGGAGGTCGCGCTCGGCGGACTGAAGGGCAAGAGCCAGACCCGCTTCATCGCGATCCACCCGTACGGCGTGGCCGTCGAGGACAGCTCGACGATCTTCTGCTACCCGAACTACGAAAGCCCGGCCAACACCTGCCGCCCCGACCTGCGGTCGTACGCCGACCCGCAGCCGGGCGTCTGGGAGATCGAGGTCGAGTCGCGCCGTACGTCACCGCTGCTGGACAACCCGTACACGCTGGACGTCCAGGTGCTCGGCGCCGCCTTCGACCCGGCCGTGAAGACCCTCCCCGAGGCCAAGGTCGGCACCCCGGCCGCGGTCGACTGGAAGGTCACCAACGGCTTCGCCGCCATCGACGGCAAGCTGAAGGGCGGCTCGCTCGGCTCGGCGAAGGTGGCCCGTCCGACGATCGCGAACCACGAGACGCAGGAGAGCTCCGTCACCGTCGGTGAGGGCGTCGAGCGGCTCGACATCGCCATCGGCGGCGTCTCGGACACCGCGGCCGACCTCGACCTGGAGGTCTACCTGGGCGACCAGCTGGTCGGCCAGTCCGCGGACGGCGACTCGGAGGAGTCCGTCAGCCTCACCGAGCCGGCCGCCGGTACGTACACGGTCGTGATCGTCGGCTACGCGGTCCCGGCCGGCACCACCGAGTACAACTACCGGGACGTGTTCTTCGCCTCCTCCCTCGGCACCGTCAAGGTCGACGAGACCCAGTCGGTGAAGCTCGCCAGCGGCGCGTCGGCGCAGGTCGCCGCCGAGGTCGTGGTGGGCAGCGCGGCCCCCGAGGGCCGGCAGTTCTTCGGCGAGGTCCAGCTCCTGAACACGCGCGGAACCGCCGCGGGCACCGGCAGCGTCGTGATCGAGAAGGTCGTTCCGTAACGATCTCCGTAACGATCACCGCGTGATGAGGAGGGCGGGCGTCCGGCGGGCGCCCGCCCTTCCGCGTGTGGCGAGGCGTTCCGTCCTTCGGACAATGGATTGGACAAGGCGGCCGGGGGGACACGCATCATGGAAAGCCACCGGGCCACCCAGGCCGCACCAACAGACGGAGGAGTCCCTGTGAAGGTCGGAATCGTCGGAGCCACCGGGCAGGTCGGCACGGTCATGCGCAAGATCCTCGCCGAGCGCAAGTTCCCGGCCGACGAACTGCGGCTCTTCGCGTCCGCCCGGTCGGCCGGCTCCACCATCGAGTGGGAGGGCCGCGAGATCACCGTCGAGGACGCCTCGACCGCCGACTACACCGGCCTGGACATCGTGCTCTTCTCGGCCGGGGGCGCGACCTCCCGCGCGCTCGCGGAGAAGGTCGCCGCCCAGGGCGCCGTCGTGATCGACAACTCCTCCGCCTGGCGCCGCGACCCCGAGGTCCCGCTCGTCGTGTCCGAGGTCAACCCGCACGCGGTCAAGGACCGCCCCAAGGGCATCATCGCCAACCCGAACTGCACGACGATGGCCGCGATGCCGGTGCTGAAGCCGCTGCACCAGGAGGCGGGCCTCACCGCGCTGGTCGCCACCACCTACCAGGCGGTCTCCGGCTCCGGACTGGCGGGCGTCGCCGAGCTGGACGGCCAGGTCAAGGCCGTCGCCGAGGGCGCCGCCGCGCTCACGCACGACGGCGGGGCGGTGGACTTCCCCGACCCCGGTGTCTACCAGCGCACGATCGCCTTCAACGTGCTCCCGCTCGCCGGCTCGATCGTCGACGACGGCTCCTTCGAGACCGACGAGGAGCAGAAGCTCCGCAACGAGTCCCGCAAGATCCTGGAGATCCCGGAGCTGAAGGTGTCCGGCACCTGTGTCCGCGTCCCGGTCTTCTCCGGCCACTCGCTCCAGGTCAACGCCCGCTTCGAGCGTCCGATCGGCGTGGAGCGCGCCTACGAGCTGCTGAGGGACGCGGAGGGCGTCGAGCTCTCCGAGATCCCGACCCCGCTCCAGGCGGCCGGCAAGGACGCGTCGTACGTGGGCCGGATCCGGGTGGACGAGACCGTCGACAACGGCCTCGCGCTCTTCCTCTCCAACGACAACCTCCGCAAGGGCGCGGCGCTGAACGCCGTGCAGATCGCGGAACTGGTGGCGGAGGAGCTCCGCGGCTGACGCCGGGCCTGTGAACGTGGAAGGGCGGCCACCCGTGCGGGTGGCCGCCCTTCCACGTTCACAGGGCCAGGT from Streptomyces sp. FIT100 includes these protein-coding regions:
- the pepN gene encoding aminopeptidase N — translated: MPGENLSRDEARERAALLTVDGYEVFLDVRSATAEGTDGPEPRTFRSVTTIRFRASEPGTTTFADLVAPSVTSVTLNGEELDPAAVFDGSRIALPALRAENVLVVDARCAYSRTGEGLHRFVDPEDGEVYLYTQYEPADARRVFADFEQPDLKAPFRFEVAAPEGWTVWSNGAEESRDGETWRFAETKPISTYITAVVAGPYHHETDLYTRTFDGGTTLEIPLGAMCRKSLAKHFDADDIFLVTKQGLDFFHDHFDYPYPFGKYDQAFVPEYNIGAMENPGCVTFREEFVFRGKVTQASYERRANVILHEMAHMWFGDLVTMQWWDDLWLKESFADFMGSFSMVEATRFRDGWVTFANSRKSWAYRADQLPSTHPVTADIRDLEDAKLNFDGITYAKGASVLKQLVAYAGRDAFLEGARRYFKRHAYGNTRLGDLLEVLEETSGRDMAAWSRSWLETAGVDSLTPVVTYDAAGRVTELAVVQDGDVLRPHRAAVGLYRHEGADLVRYARAEVDVVGARTVVGELAGAERPALVLVNDDDLTYCKIRFDEGSLETLRSHLGAVTDPLARALCWSALWNLTRDALMPARDFVALVQDFAGRESDIGVLQMVHAWAHTALVHYAVPEWREEGGRLLSACALRELRTAEPGSEHQLTWARFFAAAAATDADFQLLRGLLDGTAKIDGLDVDQELRWAFLEPLAARGQADERAIGDELARDDTASGKRYQVRCLAARPSAAVKDQAWAQVVESDALSNALVTATISGFVQASQRELIAPYTEKYFAAIERVWAERSIQIGMDVVRGLFPALQDDPATLEATDAWLASHASAPPALRRLVLESRDDLARALRAQACDALHA
- a CDS encoding serine hydrolase; the encoded protein is MPVRRARTVRAVRAVRAVRAVRAVRAERTAGVARSARTACTAHSASVALVGALAAAAVAAATLVPPAVSAASAAETGTGTGHAGTRAAIEASVRAGVPGVVAGARDRRGAWDGTTGLANTATGRERLPQDRFRVGSITKTFVATVLLQLEAEGKLGLDDTVDTWLPGLVRGNGHDGRRTTVRQLLNHTSGIYNYTGDSDFAEQVFGPGFFEHRYDTWQARELVAVAMRHKPEFAPGTGWSYSNTNYILAGMVIEEVTGRPYGREVERRILHPLKLTATSVPGTVAGMPSPSGRAYSKLSPDPAADTVHDVTELNPSAAGAAGEMISSTSDLQRFYRALLGGKLLPARQLKQMTETVPISPELPQHRYGLGLTRTTLSCGKEVWGHGGGIHGSSSEAVTTRDARHSLALNLNADWTGDPAAVVDAEFCRPSARATG
- a CDS encoding NUDIX hydrolase produces the protein MGQVLRVAAYAVCVRDARILLARWVARDGARRWTLPGGGMDHGEDPLDTVVREVAEETGYAAEVTALLGLDSMHVQRPPRGRGRPGGGSDFHSLRILYEGRITGGALRPETGGSTDLAAWHPLDDVPGLERVALVDIGLALWRDRPPVGRADGHRPADG
- a CDS encoding S8 family serine peptidase — protein: MTSESQSSISGPRRAARVAAAAGLVAALMATGAAPVHAVTADDPAGPAPVKAAPAADKLGSADADLLAEAEAKGEKTVTLMVATAPGQTEQVAAQLDAVRGGSVGRTFDRLGYVRATLPTAEADAAIKAATKLSSVHGIDLKHEIELDDPTPAGDRGKGAGSQPTAGTYPAPGKNTAAKNPYNPSFETGAVEFVQDHPKYDGRGVTIGIMDSGVDLGHPALQKTTTGERKIADWVTATDPITDGDGTWRAQVTPVTGGTFTAGGLTWKSPEGSFQWSRFSESVTATGDARGDINRDGDTTDVFGLLYDPAAGTVRVDTDQDGDFTDNTAMKPYRNGYQVGYFGTDNPATEVAERIPFVIEIRKDVPMDPFGGDWVGKKADFVNVGIIESEHGTHVAGITAANGLFGGKMNGAAPGAKLVSSRACSWGGGCTNVALTEGMADLVINRGVDIVNMSIGGLPALNDGNNARAELYTRLIDDYGVQLVISAGNEGPGINTIGDPGLADKVISVGAAISKETWAANYGSAVEKKYAMFPFSSRGPREDGGFTPTITAPGAAINTIQTWLPGAPVAEAGYQLPAGYGMLQGTSMSSPQAAGASALLLSAAAQRKIDLAPATLRTALTSTANRISGAAAHEQGSGQIDIPDAWDAITDGATAHEYTVEAPVDTNIDQFLKTPGFGTGLYDREGGLKAGQKKSYEVTIVRTTGPDRPIRHELDWKYNDGTFDLPGSGAVWLPLDKPVTVKVDARPRTAGVHSAILEVDDVRSEGVDKQILATVVVSKELAAPSYSFSASGSVQRNSHTSYFVTVPEGAKTLEVALGGLKGKSQTRFIAIHPYGVAVEDSSTIFCYPNYESPANTCRPDLRSYADPQPGVWEIEVESRRTSPLLDNPYTLDVQVLGAAFDPAVKTLPEAKVGTPAAVDWKVTNGFAAIDGKLKGGSLGSAKVARPTIANHETQESSVTVGEGVERLDIAIGGVSDTAADLDLEVYLGDQLVGQSADGDSEESVSLTEPAAGTYTVVIVGYAVPAGTTEYNYRDVFFASSLGTVKVDETQSVKLASGASAQVAAEVVVGSAAPEGRQFFGEVQLLNTRGTAAGTGSVVIEKVVP
- a CDS encoding aspartate-semialdehyde dehydrogenase, translated to MKVGIVGATGQVGTVMRKILAERKFPADELRLFASARSAGSTIEWEGREITVEDASTADYTGLDIVLFSAGGATSRALAEKVAAQGAVVIDNSSAWRRDPEVPLVVSEVNPHAVKDRPKGIIANPNCTTMAAMPVLKPLHQEAGLTALVATTYQAVSGSGLAGVAELDGQVKAVAEGAAALTHDGGAVDFPDPGVYQRTIAFNVLPLAGSIVDDGSFETDEEQKLRNESRKILEIPELKVSGTCVRVPVFSGHSLQVNARFERPIGVERAYELLRDAEGVELSEIPTPLQAAGKDASYVGRIRVDETVDNGLALFLSNDNLRKGAALNAVQIAELVAEELRG